The stretch of DNA tttgcctctGAATATTGAATTTTGCTTCGTTTCGCCTGTGCGAGCGTGTGATCATACTGTTGGAAGTGCCATGGTGCCGACTATATATAGTTTCGTTATGTTCCAACCCCTCACCATTGCATCAATATTTGCTCCGTCCACTGATCTTAACATGGTGAACAATGGCAAATGTTGCGGATGGCACTGATGGAGAGGTGATTAGTGGTCGCGGGTGGAAATGGTTTGACAGAAAAGGTGGAGCatcagaaggaaaaagtcGCAgttttcaaagaaaaagctGTCATGAGGACCGTACATCCCTTGCCAAAGTACATACGAAACCCGTTTCTCTGTttcgcattcttttttttcttcctttttcaagATACATCAAAAaggtttctttcctcttggTCTGTTTTTGTGCAATGTTCCTCTGTGTAAGTTTGTCCCTTCCGTTTTCCGACTCTGATTTACCGACAGCGCccttttgttcttccctACTTCATATGCGTACGCTTGTGCGCGTTTCCGCCCACCGTGACAGGCACAAAGGAAGTGGAACTCATTGCAGTTTTGTTACTTGGCTGTTATCAACGTAGCCGTACGAGTGCGGCACAGCTACCGGCGCCGTTATAAGGCGTAATACTACGGCAAGCTGTTGCGCAGAAGGAAGGCGCATTGAAGTGGAGAACCAAAACATCGTTTGATCAAACGTGGATTGAATGCTACGTCGAACGCGTTTTATTTGTGTGGGCGCGAAGCACTTCTTTAGAACAGATGGCCAACCGTATCAACCGTACACAATAAAGTCgctcttcctttttggcTTTATTGCCTCTACGGCATTCCTTTCTGTTTTCACcgtgaaggaaacgaaaaaggcTGGGCCACTGGAGCTTCCCGATGAGCTTGAGGACGAGCGGCGCCGGAGGAATGACCCTCGACGACCACCCTGGCCGCTGCTGCATCAACGCAGTGTTCTTTTGCGAGAGGGGAAGGCACCACACGACGACCTTCTACTTCTGTGGGAACAAACACGCCATTATTATCCTGCAGACTGGCTCGTGCCTCTAGAGATAACACAGGTATTGAAGTACACAAGCGGGGCATACCTGCAAAATTATGTACCGGATCCCGACCAGTTGCGTAAGGAGGTACTGATGCAACTGTTGAATATTCAGTATGGACGGGTGAGGGACCCAAATGGGGGTAGACTCAACCGAGATGTGAAGGAAATTATCGCAATGGCAATTGAGGATTTGGAGAACATGGACCTCAGTCCCGGCACAGAACCGGCGCTAGTGCCGACGCACACCTAAGCGCGGagtgcaaacaaaaaaaaaacagcaacacaaagTGAGAGTTACGTagtgtttttctcttttttttttttcggttccTTGTCACTGAAACTTATACATgttactttcccccctttttgacTTTAATGCCGGACGTCTTGTGGTCGagtgccattttttttttcttttcgtgatTACATGACCATGTTTTGTAGCTTGACCCCTCTTTATCTATCTCGATGTGGATGTGTTGGACTCTATCAAAACTGGGTGTGGTGAAGATCACTGATTATGGAGTGTGAATGGCGATTTTACCTTGAAGGCTCAAACACGGTGCTCATTTCCATCGGTTGGGTTCCGCTGCCCAGTGGGCACATGTGCTGCTGCGCAGGTGGGTGGAGCCACGGGACACCGACGATATGATGATAAATGTTgataagaagaagaggagggagcGGGGCACAGTTGGAGGCAcgactttttttgttttgcagttCGAAACTCGATCATTTTGGTAAAGAGCCCGCAGCTGAAAAGCTAAATGGGCTGAGTGACCGGTATCAAGTCTAGTTAATTATTACTGTTGCCACTTTTTGGGGAATAAATCACGCGATTTCGGTGCTACCGTCGTTGAGCGCCTAAGAGCAGGCGAGATGTGGGGAAAGGTGTGCACGGGGTTATTTTTTTCGAAGTTTGTTTGGCGGTAGATATTTTGCGTCTCCTTTTAGAGGTTGTTTCTGTCTCTGCCTTTGTGGGCTCTCTACttttattgttcttttttttttcgttctgaTCTTTCGTTTAACCTGGTCATCATGCATTGAAGTGTTGACAAGCCGGTGACCAAAGAGGCAGGCTACGGAAAGCTGGAGAATAGCTGGCTATTACAGTAGCAGtggctaaaaaaaaagttgtaaGGCGTATACTATATCATGGCGGCTAAAGGAAAGTCAACACAAAGGCGTTCTGCCACCGGTGGTGCTAATTCCAAAGGTGCTTCCGCTAAAATTTCTCCAGTAAAGAAGTCAACAGCGAGAAAAGGACAGCAAAAGACAACCAAGAAAACACCTGTGGTAACCAAGCCAGTGCCTACCAAAACAACTGCGGCGGCGggggtgaaaaagaaagttgatGCTGCTGTAACCACGCAAGCGCCGGTGACAGGGGGGAAGCGGGAGCGATTTCTTCGGAAGGGACGCGGCGTTGTCGACGTGCACTCGGGCAAAGTGGACACTTGCCATGTGTACGAGAGAGACGGCACCGTGTTTCAGTTTACACTgaatcaaacaaacatatcgagtaataacaataagttCTACATAACTCAACTACTTGAGGATGACGCGCGCAAAAATTACTTTATCTTTGCGCGGTGGGGCCGTGTGGGCGCTGTGGGGCAATACATGTTGGAACCGTACTTGGATGCGCGCAGTGCGGAGCAGGACTTTTGTTCCAAGTTCCGCGAGAAGACACGCAATGACTGGGTCGACCGTGGACGTTTCAAAAAGGTTCCCGGGAAGTATGAGTACATGGAGGTTGACTATGGGGaagatgatgacgatgacgcTGGTGGGGAAAAGccggggaagaagaaaaaagcggAGAAACCGGTGAGAGAGTCAAAGTTACCCAAAGAAGTTCAAGATTTGATGCGACTCATTGGGTGCAGGGAGTCGATGTCGCAGGTGCTCCGAGAGCTGGAGGTGGACACCGAACGAATGCCATTGGGGAAAATATCGAAGGCGCAGATCCTGCGCGCCTACGAAGTACTGAAGGAAATCGAGAAGAAGCTTAAGCGGCCACTGAAACAACTGGAGGAACTGTCCAGTCGCTTTTATACGCTAATACCTCACGCGTTTGGCACCAGGCGGCCTCCAGTCATCAATACAGTTGATGTGGTTCGGCAGAAAAGGGAGATGCTGGAAACACTGGCTGAGTTGGAGGTTGCGTCAACACTCGTGGACATGAAAGACGATGAGGCCTTGCATCCGTTGGACAATATCTACAGAAAGATGAAGTGTGCGATCCAGCCACTAAAACCGCAAAGCGAGGTATACAAACGTATTGTCCAGTATGTTCGCAACACTCAAGGACCTACCCACGACGCATATACCCTTCAGGTGGTGGAAGTCTTTACACTGCGGCGGGAGGACGAAGAGGAGCGATACAAACCGTTCAAGAAAATGGACAATCGCCAAATGCTGTGGCACGGCTCACGTATTACAAACTTCCTTGGTATCCTTTCACAAGGGCTTCGGATCGCACCTCCGGAGGCTCCCTGCACTGGATATATGTTTGGGAAGGGGATATACCTCTCCGATGTGTGCTCCAAGTCTGCGAATTATTGCCATCCACCACGTGACACTAATACGGGCCTTTTGCTACTCTGTGAAGTAGCGCTAGGGAAGCAGAAGGAGTATGAAAATGCACACTACATGTTAGAACCAGAGAAAGGAACAAACTCCACCAAGGGTGTTGGACGCATGTATCCCGATCCTAAAGGGGCGGAAGTTGTGAAAGGTGTGCTGTGGCCAAAGGGATGCATCAAGGAGGATTCGCGCTCCACTTCTTTAATATACCCTGAACACATCATATATGACGTCCGTCAATGCGTGTTGAGGTATCTAGTTCGTGTTTCTTTTGAGTATAAATAGTGGTTACACCGGTTTTGACAAGTGGGGGATGCCATcatccctttcctctcttcatttttatctCGTGCTCTGGAGACAGTAGTGGACAGACTGCAGCCCAAAGTATAAAGAAGTTCAGGCGCCACGTGCATAACCTTGCGACTGCGGCCCCTTGCTCTTAACATCccgaagaagagaagaatcTTGTGTTGGACGTCGCACATgccttcgttttgttttcgtttgcaTTGTTACTTTCATAATATTGTGTACCAGGTTCTGACGCTTGCGTATGACAAACCCCCAATAGTTTGTTCCCACCCTCGCTTCGtatctatttttttgttttttttgtatttttcacCTGACTTACAGTTCACACCCTTATGTCTTTGCATTGCCACCGGTGATGGTTTTATGTATGGCTAGCGGTGCCTAGCGTTGGCTTGTGAACGGGAGAGGGAGGTGTTTGCCCCATCCTCCCTAAATTATCCATCTAAACCGGCGTatgatgtttttttgtttttaccttttttcagATTCTTTCGTCATTGTGAACCACTGTAGGTGTCGTCTGCCTTATAGCATGCCTTATGTTGGGTGAGGATTTCCTAGTCTCTGTGGAGCACACAAAATGCGCAGTGGCGCCAAAACTGTTGGCGGAAAGTGAGGAGGGTTGGCATAAGTGGTAAGTGATACTGGAAATGGCTAGAAATTGAAAAAACACAGGAgatctttttcctcctgaTCAGTACTATTACTTAACTTATTCAGTGCGTTTCCTTGTGATCGTTTAcgcttttcattttcacctTCTTGTGAATTGATCGAAAGACATATAGTTACAGGATGGCGTCGGTTGTCAGCCCTCTGAAGGGGACTTCTGTCAATCTTCCCTGGAAATTGTTGGTTGCGGCTGCGCAACCATACCAAACACTTTCAGGCCCAGCGCTGTCAGTCAACTTTCTCCAGCAACCGACCCTTATGCCATTTCAGCagtttcctcttcatcacgCTGGCATCCCGGGATTGTACTTTCACTCACTCCTGCACAGCCTAGCTGAGTTTGCAACAACACCGCGGCCGGTGCGAGACAACCACGTGAAAATGCTGCATGCGCCAATGGAAGACTTCTGGCAGAGGGTTGGAGTTCTAAATTGTGCGTATTACACGTTCTTTACGCCTTTTAGCGGACAGCATCCAGCACTTGGGGCTGTTGAATTGTCGTTATCGCCACAGCGCAAGCAAAGGGATGTGCGCTTAACCCTTTACAATGGAGTGTACCAACCCATTGCCACAATGATATGCACAGGAGAAGCTGATGATCCTTCTTGCAACATTCCGTCGCAGCATGACGCTTTAGCGTGGCCGAAGCCGCATAGCTGTCTTGATGGAGATGCGTTTGGTGCGTCGCTAATTGGAAATGTGTCAAAGCTTTCCGATGGCTGCTTCATGCAGGAAGCACTCTTTACAAACAGTAGTGAGTCTGAGGAGGACGTGGTGCCGCCGTGGCGGGTGGACAGGTGTGTAGCAGATTTCTGCCGTTCTCTAGCAGTGGCAGGATTCCTCGCACCGCATGTTCCTAGTGGAAAACAATGTCACTTTACCATCGCTGCTCAACAGACCTTGGCACATGATGATGTCATGAGTGGGGAatcggttgttgttgtgactGCCGCCCCCCGTGTATTCGCCAAGTATCGAATGCCCCCGTGGCGTCATCAAATTGGT from Trypanosoma brucei brucei TREU927 chromosome 5, complete sequence encodes:
- a CDS encoding poly(ADP-ribose) polymerase, putative, which codes for MAAKGKSTQRRSATGGANSKGASAKISPVKKSTARKGQQKTTKKTPVVTKPVPTKTTAAAGVKKKVDAAVTTQAPVTGGKRERFLRKGRGVVDVHSGKVDTCHVYERDGTVFQFTLNQTNISSNNNKFYITQLLEDDARKNYFIFARWGRVGAVGQYMLEPYLDARSAEQDFCSKFREKTRNDWVDRGRFKKVPGKYEYMEVDYGEDDDDDAGGEKPGKKKKAEKPVRESKLPKEVQDLMRLIGCRESMSQVLRELEVDTERMPLGKISKAQILRAYEVLKEIEKKLKRPLKQLEELSSRFYTLIPHAFGTRRPPVINTVDVVRQKREMLETLAELEVASTLVDMKDDEALHPLDNIYRKMKCAIQPLKPQSEVYKRIVQYVRNTQGPTHDAYTLQVVEVFTLRREDEEERYKPFKKMDNRQMLWHGSRITNFLGILSQGLRIAPPEAPCTGYMFGKGIYLSDVCSKSANYCHPPRDTNTGLLLLCEVALGKQKEYENAHYMLEPEKGTNSTKGVGRMYPDPKGAEVVKGVLWPKGCIKEDSRSTSLIYPEHIIYDVRQCVLRYLVRVSFEYK